The following are from one region of the Pseudorasbora parva isolate DD20220531a chromosome 12, ASM2467924v1, whole genome shotgun sequence genome:
- the wbp4 gene encoding WW domain-binding protein 4, with protein sequence MADYWKSQPKKFCQYCKCWIADNKPSVEFHERGKNHKENVAAKIAEIKKKSVAKAKQEKKMSKEFAAMEEAAQKAYEEDLKRLTAQASGETLPTAQAPAKAPAQAPVKTPKKPKKRAADVPSETRSSSNWPDVWVGGTTGDGQMYYYNTITGESQWEKPDGFQGESSSSAAGLMQPQDPSAAAWMEAVSPDGYMYYYNTETGQSSWEKPDGFSSEDICPPGTLIEATGGAENSSPAPPEPSSEAEDTPDPHKDPPEPEPEPEPDSDQTKQASGPKISFRKKKDEPIQTPADDGGEKTSDDGGIAEEKEEEKEEESSVTVAVKEVVTPVRRARKINPYGAWEKIKPQEDPYEKVDLQLPQVESIAPPPAEVPPEPRPKFKERTITSLGDEGSAGATFKKRKTENGKSRRIRQRGKDE encoded by the exons AT gGCTGATTACTGGAAGTCCCAGCCGAAGAAGTTCTGTCAGTACTGCAAGTGCTGGATCGCAGATAACAAGCCG AGCGTCGAGTTTCACGAGAGAGGGAAGAACCATAAGGAGAATGTCGCAGCAAAAATCGCAGAG ATTAAGAAGAAAAGCGTTGCAAAGGCCAAGCAGGAGAAGAAGATGTCGAAGGAGTTCGCAGCGATGGAGGAAGCGGCTCAGAAGGCGTATGAGGAGGACCTGAAGAGACTCACGGCTCAGGCGTCAG GCGAGACTTTGCCTACAGCACAAGCTCCAGCAAAAGCTCCAGCACAAGCTCCAGTTAAAACCCCGAAAAAACCCAAAAAACGTGCCGCAGACGTGCCGTCAGAAACCAGAAGCAGCAGCAACTGGCCGGATGTTTGGGTGGGAGGAACCACAGGTGACGGCCAAATGTATTATTACAACACCATCACAGGAG AGTCTCAGTGGGAGAAACCGGACGGGTTCCAGGGCGAGAGCTCATCATCAGCCGCAGGACTCATGCAGCCGCAG GATCCGTCAGCCGCTGCGTGGATGGAGGCCGTGAGTCCCGATGGATATATGTACTACTACAACACTGAGACCGGCC AATCCAGCTGGGAAAAACCAGATGGCTTCAGTTCAGAAGACATTTGTCCTCCTGGAACTCTTATTGAAGCGACAGGAGGAGCCGAAAACTCTTCTCCCGCTCCGCCTGAGCCTTCGTCTGAAGCAGAAGATACGCCTGACCCTCACAAAGACCCACCAGAACCGGAACCAGAACCAGAACCGGATTCGGACCAAACCAAACAAGCCAGCGGCCCGAAGATCAGCTTCAGG AAAAAGAAAGACGAGCCGATCCAAACGCCGGCAGACGACGGAGGAGAGAAAACCTCTGATGATGGAGGGATCGCGGAAGAGAAGGAGGAAGAGAAGGAGGAAGAGAGCAGCGTTACGGTCGCAGTGAAGGAGGTCGTGACGCCTGTGAGGAGAGCCAGAAAGATCAATCCATACGGAGCCTGGGAGAAAATCAAGCCCCAGGAAGATCCATA tgAGAAGGTGGATCTGCAGCTGCCTCAGGTGGAAAGCATCGCTCCGCCGCCCGCAGAAGTCCCTCCGGAGCCCCGGCCCAAATTTAAGGAAAGAACCATCACGTCTCTGGGAGACGAAGGCAGTGCTGGAGCCACATTTAAGAAGAGGAAGACGGAGAACGGCAAATCCAGGAGAATCCGGCAGAGAGGGAAGGACGAGTGA
- the mtrf1 gene encoding peptide chain release factor 1, mitochondrial, with protein sequence MSAALIRILRRVSPPLQTLRSCRSSSHKPKDFLMSDAVQRRIKRVIEEHTSITDRLESDQLTESERKTLNQKLVEASKVINAFERTQLALRERAEIHTLIHNSSSEEHQMLSLLREEHEELSRRIEQLNRKLMEALVPADDLDSRSVVLEVAAGRTTGGDICQQFTREIFDMYHGFACYKHWDFELCNYTPADYGGLHHAAVRISGDSVFRWLKFEGGTHRVQRIPEVGLSSRMQRIHTGTMAVIVLPQPRDVDVHIAPKDLRIDTFRSRGAGGQSVNTTDSAVRAVHLPTGTVAECQQFRSQLKNRDTALRVLRARLYQSITGQQREQTHSARRQQVGTRCQSERIRTYNFSQDRVMDHRIGHVTRDIKAFLRGGEDLEDLIKLLQEQHDLLRLNIS encoded by the exons ATGTCGGCAGCTCTGATCCGGATCCTGAGGCGCGTTTCGCCTCCTCTTCAGACTTTGAGAAGCTGCAGATCGAGCAGCCACAAACCTAAGGATTTCCTGATGAGCGACGCGGTCCAGAGACGCATTAAACGCGTGATCGAGGAGCACACGAGCATTACTGATCGATTAGAGAGCGATCAGCTGACCGAGTCTGAACGGAAAACGTTAAACCAGAAACTAGTCGAAGCGTCCAAGGTGATCAACGCGTTTGAGAGAACTCAACTAGCGCTCAGAGAGAGGGCAGAGATACACACTCTCATCCACA ACAGCAGCTCTGAAGAGCATCAGATGCTTTCGCTCCTGCGAGAGGAGCATGAGGAGCTGAGCAGAAGAATAGAGCAGCTCAACAGGAAG CTGATGGAGGCTCTGGTTCCTGCAGACGATCTGGACAGCAGAAGCGTTGTGCTGGAGGTGGCGGCAGGACGGACCACCggag GAGACATCTGTCAGCAGTTCACACGAGAGATCTTCGACATGTACCACGGCTTCGCCTGCTATAAACACTGGGACTTTGAGCTCTGCAATTACACTCCGGCAGATTACG GAGGGCTCCACCACGCCGCCGTCAGGATCTCGGGTGACTCTGTGTTCCGCTGGCTGAAGTTCGAGGGCGGGACGCATCGAGTGCAGAGGATTCCTGAAGTCGGTCTGTCGTCGCGCATGCAGCGCATTCATACCGGAACCATGGCGGTCATTGTGCTGCCGCAGCCACGTGAT GTCGATGTTCACATCGCACCTAAAGATCTGCGGATCGACACGTTCAGGTCGCGCGGAGCCGGCGGGCAGAGCGTCAACACCACCGACAGCGCCGTCCGCGCGGTTCACCTGCCCACAG GCACCGTTGCTGAATGCCAGCAGTTTCGCTCTCAGCTGAAGAACCGCGATACGGCGCTGCGTGTCCTCCGCGCGCGGCTTTACCAGAGCATCACGGGACAGCAGAGAGAGCAGACACACAGCGCACGCAGACAACAG gtGGGCACTCGATGTCAGTCAGAGAGGATACGCACTTATAACTTCAGTCAAGATCGAGTGATGGACCACAGGATTGGTCATGTGACGCGTGACATCAAG gCGTTCCTGCGGGGCGGTGAGGATCTGGAGGATCTGATTAAACTCCTTCAGGAACAACACGACCTGCTCCGACTGAACATCAGCTGA
- the LOC137093783 gene encoding uncharacterized protein isoform X1: MSDTHNLDRFKRRLKLLRAHHNKCENFTLQIVTPLQKEVFVPSLRRTKSDMSEDIHEETGESDSVESEVSSCAGLDPDYNPDCNGGSSCSEDLSPVKGGTYRLSGEEEEFEGSSSDDQIRGKCTVNKKKNSMTYVKRHNQQKTNETNKGKSTVTLKTCTKREDRKRAWDKKHYCLYCSQAHSKISRHLERKHAEIKDVAYAFSFPLRSKERKTLLEQLRNKGDFKHNTEVLEKGRGEIVTWKQPSDQVSVKEYLPCPYCYGMFRKKDLWRHQSSCKTKKSCVKDKQKNTRGRVQSCAACLLPIAASSDGCQNIINNMRQDDVSFHVRKDSLICKYGESLYAKHGRVKSRHQYIAQRMRELGRFMLVAKDMDKTVNVLEDLCAPSKFQLVVNAAKRLTQFSPGKNEYRKPSTAVKIGFCLKGAVEVMIGQALMNDDDLAEKKAKKFFELLEKNWRNSVSIIAHQTMQEKRWNKEDDIPLTKNVIALRNHLRMVEDDARAELKQQMSLRAYKTLNETVLAQVIIFNKRREGEASRLTLEIYTKASTSAINEDIYETLSPLEKELSKILTRIEIRGKRGKKVPVFLTDRMKESIDLLVKRREEAGVPAENPYLFARPGVMTNIRGCDCLRKYANESKAENPELLRSTKLRKQVATLCQLLDLSEQELEQVARFMGHDIRVHRDFYRQTDKTFQIAKISKLLFAMEQGTETLRGKNLNTLHPSVCGESSISTSVLKRQSKKGQGKRGREFNEGGCSDLISPQKSPAQCSEDEDEDGGSDVVDLSHRASHAMKPSPKRMKKRGKQTSKAKGGCSDLISPQKSPAQCSEDEDEDGGSDVVDLSHRASHAMKPSPKRMKKRGKQTSKAKGGCSDLISPQKSPAQCSEDEDEDGGSDVVDLSHRASHAMKPSPKRMKKRGEKVAKRGKLKETTRIILKRAWSEEERAAVHKHLGRFIAERRVPGKLECAKCLEEERALKARSWKDVKNFVYNAIVTLKRKAASRNIMF, translated from the exons TCAGAAGATATTCATGAGGAGACAGGAGAAAGTGATTCTGTGGAATCTGAAGTATCCAGTTGTGCTGGACTAGATCCAGATTATAATCCAGATTGCAATGGTGGATCATCATGCAGTGAGGATTTAAGCCCAGTGAAAGGCGGAACATATAGACTGTCCGGTGAAGAAGAAGAATTTGAAGGTTCTTCAAGTGACGATCAGATAAGAGGCAAGTGCAcggttaataaaaaaaagaactcAATGACTTATGTGAAAAGACACAATCAACAGAAGACAAATGAAACAAATAAAGGCAAATCAACTGTGACTCTAAAAACCTGTACAAAAAGGGAAGACCGTAAACGAGCGTGGGACAAAAAACATTATTGCCTCTATTGTAGCCAGGCACATTCTAAGATATCAAGACATTTAGAAAGAAAGCATGCTGAAATTAAAGATGTGGCATATGCCTTTAGCTTTCCTTTGagatcaaaagaaagaaagacacttTTGGAACAGCTGCGCAATAAAGGCGACTTCAAACATAACACAGAAGTTCTGGAGAAAGGTAGAGGAGAAATAGTGACGTGGAAGCAGCCCTCTGATCAAGTGTCTGTAAAGGAGTATTTGCCTTGCCCATACTGTTATGGTATGTTCCGGAAAAAGGACTTATGGAGACATCAGTCGTcctgcaaaacaaaaaaatcatgcGTGAaagataaacaaaaaaatacacgaGGGAGAGTTCAAAGTTGTGCTGCATGCCTGCTACCCATAGCAGCTTCCTCAGATGGATGTCAGAACATAATAAACAACATGCGGCAGGATGATGTGTCTTTTCACGTCAGAAAGGATTCTCTCATATGTAAGTATGGCGAATCACTATATGCAAAACATGGTCGCGTGAAGTCGAGGCACCAGTATATAGCTCAAAGAATGCGGGAGCTTGGTCGGTTCATGTTGGTGGCAAAGGATATGGACAAGACTGTCAATGTTCTTGAAGATCTGTGTGCCCCATCAAAATTTCAGCTCGTGGTCAATGCAGCTAAACGTCTGACACAGTTTAGTCCAGGGAAAAATGAATACAGAAAGCCTTCAACAGCGGTCAAAATTGGATTCTGTCTTAAAGGGGCTGTGGAGGTCATGATTGGACAGGCTCTTATGAATGATGATGATCTGGCAGAGAAGAAAGCAAAGAAATTCTTTGAACTTTTGGAGAAAAACTGGAGGAACAGTGTTTCTATCATTGCTCACCAAACCATGCAAGAAAAAAGATGGAATAAAGAAGATGACATCCCCCTCACCAAAAATGTGATTGCTCTGAGAAACCATCTCAGGATGGTAGAAGATGACGCAAGGGCGGAACTGAAGCAACAAATGAGTTTAAGAGCATATAAGACATTAAATGAGACGGTTCTGGCACAAGTCATTATTTTCAACAAACGGCGGGAAGGGGAAGCATCACGCCTGACTCTTGAGATCTACACGAAAGCAAGTACAAGTGCCATTAATGAAGACATCTATGAAACCTTGTCACCGTTAGAAAAGGAGCTGAGCAAGATACTAACCCGCATAGAAATCAGGGGGAAAAGAGGAAAGAAGGTTCCGGTTTTCTTGACGGACAGAATGAAAGAGTCAATCGATTTGTTGGTTAAAAGGAGAGAAGAAGCTGGTGTACCTGCTGAAAATCCCTATCTCTTTGCAAGACCTGGCGTGATGACAAACATCCGTGGATGTGACTGTCTGCGAAAATATGCAAATGAAAGTAAAGCAGAAAACCCAGAACTCCTAAGGTCAACTAAATTAAGAAAACAGGTTGCCACACTCTGCCAACTCTTGGACCTTAGCGAACAAGAGCTGGAGCAAGTTGCAAGGTTCATGGGTCATGACATTAGAGTTCACCGTGACTTTTATAGACAGACGGACAAAACCTTTCAAATTGCCAAGATAAGTAAGCTTCTGTTCGCAATGGAGCAAGGCACTGAGACCTTAAGAGGGAAGAACCTGAACACGCTTCATCCTTCCGTATGTG GTGAAAGTTCCATATCAACTTCTGTTTTAAAGAGACAATCAAAAAAAGGACAAgggaagagaggaagagagtTCAATGAGG gCGGATGTTCCGACCTCATTTCCCCTCAAAAATCACCTGCTCAATGCAGTGAAGACGAGGATGAGGATGGAGGTTCGGATGTAGTTG ATCTCAGTCATAGAGCAAGTCACGCCATGAAGCCCTCACCCAAGAGAATGAAGAAAAGAGGAAAACAGACAAGCAAAGCAAAGG GCGGATGTTCCGACCTCATTTCCCCTCAAAAATCACCTGCTCAATGCAGTGAAGACGAGGATGAGGATGGAGGTTCGGATGTAGTTG ATCTCAGTCATAGAGCAAGTCACGCCATGAAGCCCTCACCCAAGAGAATGAAGAAAAGAGGAAAACAGACAAGCAAAGCAAAGG gcGGATGTTCCGACCTCATTTCCCCTCAAAAATCACCTGCTCAATGCAGTGAAGACGAGGATGAGGATGGAGGTTCGGATGTAGTTG ATCTCAGTCATAGAGCAAGTCACGCCATGAAGCCCTCACCCAAGAGAATGAAGAAAAGAGGAGAAAAAGTGGCTAAGAGAGGAAAACTGAAGG AGACTACCAGGATAATCCTGAAGAGAGCCTGGAGTGAGGAAGAGAGAGCAGCGGTACACAAACATCTGGGAAGGTTTATAGCGGAGCGCAGGGTTCCTGGAAAACTGGAGTGCGCAAAGTGCCTAGAAGAGGAAAGGGCCCTAAAAGCAAGATCTTGGAAAGACGTTAAAAACTTTGTCTATAATGCCATTGTAACTTTAAAAAGGAAGGCTGCTTCCCGGAACATTATGTTTTAG